DNA sequence from the uncultured Ilyobacter sp. genome:
TAAATGTTCCTTTATCAGTTACTGTTTCCATATCAATTACCAATATGTCTGCATGCTTACCTATTTCTAAGCTGCCTCTATTTTTTATTCCCATTGCTTCAGCCGCTTTTTTCGTCATTTTATTTATTGCCTGCTCTATAGTTAATACTTTTTGTTCTCTTACATATCTTCCTAGTATCTTTGGAAAAGATCCGTATGCCCTGGGATGTGGTTTCCCATCAGACATTAGTCCATCAGTACATACATTTTGCTCAGGCCTTTGCATAAACTTTATTATGTGCTCTTCCTTGCCGTAAAAGTCCACCATTCCCACTGCATTTTCTTCATCACGTAAAAGATCAAAGGTGGCATCTAGTGGATCCTGTCCTCTATACTTACCCAGTTCTTGAAGGTTCATCCCCACCACCTCCTGATTTTTTTCGTTTTTTACAGATGTGATAAATATCTGATCTATTCCGGCAAAGTCTACAAAGTTATCCCAGCCTGGTATTCCCTCGGCAATATCTTTTTTCATTTTTTCCCTGTCAGCTTCATTACCCAGCCTCTTTATTAGTTCATCAGTTCCGCCGTTGTGTGCCCAGGGAGGTAATATTACCCCTAGCATGGTGCTTCCTGCCGCATATGGATACTGGTCAAAAGAGACCCTAATACCAGTTTTTTTAGCCTCTTCTAACAGTTCTATCACCTGATCTATATATTTCCAGTTTTGTTTTCCGCAGACCTTAAAGTGAGAGAAGTGCACCTTCACTCCTGACTCTTTACCTATTTTTATTATCTCTTTCATAGAGTCTAGTATCGTATCAGCCTCACTTCTTTGGTGAACCACAAATACCCCGTCATACTCTGCCACTATTTTACACATCTCAATAACTTCTTTTGTTTCTGAATAGGCACAAGGCATGTAGATTAGTCCGGTGGAAAGCCCATAAGCTCCGGACTCCATCTCTCTTCTTGTGATTTCACACATCTTTTCAATTTGTTTTTCTGTGGCTACCTCTCCAGAAAGTCCCATAGCCTCCATTCTTATGTTTCCGTGGGGAACAAGATAAGCCTCATTGAGTCCCACACCATTTTCTGACATCATGTTTAGATAGTTTTCTGTTGTTTTATATTCCCAGTTTATTTCATCTGAGTCTCCGTCAAGTCCGGCCAGGTTTTTTCTCCAAGGACTGATATACTCAACAGGAAGCGGGGCCATAGATATCCCGTCTTGTCCTAGTACTTCGGTTGTTACTCCCTGTCTGATTTTTACCTCGTTATAGGGGTTGAGCAACATTATCAAATCTGAATGGCTGTGGGTATCAATAAATCCTGGAGACACCACACGTCCTCTAGCATCTACCACCTTTATTCCTTCTACACGAATATCCTTACCTATAGCCTGAATTATTCCATCCTTTACATAAATATCCCCCGTAAAAGGTTTTTTTAGAGTACCGTCAACAATATTTCCATTTTTTATTAATACATCCATTTTTACACCCTCTTAATCTATTCTCTATTTATTGTATACCGACTTAAGGATTCCGTAGTACCCTTTTGCCCCCAAACAAAGTTGCTCAATTTCAATGTACTCGTCGATTGTATGGGCGAGATTTTCCTTTGATGGCCCAAATCCGATAGTTTGGATTCCCGCCTCTCCTGCATAGTGAGAACCGTTGGTACAGAATGAATACTGAGTGATCTCAGAGTTTATTCCCGCCTCTTTTAGACCCCTATACGCCGCCTGTACAAAGTCATCATTTTCAGAATAAAGCCATCCTGGAAAAAATCTCTCTCCCTCTATAATATTTCCTGTATAACACGTCTCTCTTCCGATTGCATATGATACTTTTGCTTTTAACTCTGGGTCTTCTGCCATCATCTCTTCCAATAACTTTTCGATTGGAGCTAAAACTGACTCCTTTGTTTCCCCTACAAGAACTCTTCTGTCAAATGTCACCCTGCAGTACTCAGGAACAACAGATGCTCCAGGGTATGGCTCTGATTTGATATCAGTGAGGCATAGAATTCCCTTACCCAATTCAGGGTGCTCAGTTGGTTCCAACTGTTCAATTCTTTCTATAACTCTCGCCATTTTTACCACAGAATTGATTCCCTTTTCAGGATTGGCAGAATGAGCAGGTTTTCCAAATATTTCAACTACTATCTCCCCTCTTCCCCTCTGGCCTATTTTAAGGTTGAGCTCAGAAGATTCACCGATTACCACATAATCAGGCTTGATATTTTTAGAGATCTCTCTCGCTGCGATTCCTTCAAAAAGTTCCTCGTGTACCACACCGGCCACATAGATTTCTCCGGCAAAATCTTTATTTACATCTTCAGCAAAATATGACGCTGCTGCCATCATTGCAGAAGTTTGCCCCTTCATATCAGAAGCTCCTCTTCCATAGATCTTTCCCTCTACTATATCTGCTTTAAAGGGATCGTACTTCCATACAGATTCATCATTTACAGGTACTGTGTCAATGTGTCCGTCAAAAAGAATTGATTTCCCCGGCTTATTACCTTTGATTCTTCCAATGACATTTCCATACTTGTCTATCTGTACATCATCAAATCCAAATTCTTCTAGCATCGCCTTTTTCATAGCTTCAGCTACTTTTTTTTCCTTTCCCGATACAGACGGATTTCTTATTAATTCTTGGCATAATTCTATCAATCTTTCTTCTCTAGTTTGGCTTAACATCTGATTCCTCCTGAGCTTAGAATTTTTAGTTTATTTAGTGTGAGCACCTTTCCACACTATATCTCTATAAACTTCTGGGTCTGTATCTCCTTCTGTGGAAAAGAGTAGTATTTTTGAGTTTTCATCTAATTTTAGATCCTTTTTCATCTCTGCATACTCTGGATTTGTCATTAGCTCAAATAGTAGTCCAGTTGTTACTGCTCCAGATTCTCCTGATATCACCTGGTCATCTCCCTTTAAGGGGTTTCCTAGGATTCTCATTCCGTTGGCTGCCACCCAGTCAGGGCAAGATACAAATGCTGCCGAGTGGTTCTTTAGTACTTCCCATCCGATTGTATTTGGCTCTCCACAGGCTAGACCTGCCATTATTGTTTGCATATCTCCACCAACATATTTCATCTCTCCTGCCTTTGCCGATTTGTACAGACAGTCTGCGAGATTTGATTCGACTATTACAGTTGTTGGGCATTCATCTCCATAGATAGATGCAAATACTCCCTGAACAGCTCCTGCCAATGAACCTACACCTGCTTGTAAAAATATATGAGTTGGTTTTTCAATTTCGTTAAATTTTAGTTGCTCTATTGACTCAAGGGCCATAGTTCCATAGCCTTGCATAATCCATGCTGGAATTTCTTCATATCCTTCCCAGGCTGTATCTTGTATTACTACTCCATTATTTTCATTGGCATAGTCTGTTGCTATTCTCACAGCTTCGTCATAGTTAACATCGGTGATACTAGCTTCAGCTCCCTCAGCTCTTATATTTTCAAGTCTTGTTAACGAGGATCCCTTTGGCATATATACCACTGATTTTTGATTTAGTTTATTTGCCGTCCAAGCCACGCCCCTACCGTGGTTTCCATCAGTTGCCGTAGCAAATGTTATATCTCCCAATTCTTTCTTTATCTTGTCTGAGATTAGCTCCTTATACCCTAGTTCTGAGATATCTTTCCCAAGTTTTGAGGCTAGGTATTTACCCATTGCAAATGATCCTCCGAGAACCTTAAATGCGTTTAAGCCAAATCTATAAGATTCATCCTTGACGTATACTCCCTTTACCCCTATATGCTCAGCAAGTTTATTTAGGTCAGCAAGTGGTGTTATTGTGTATTGGTCAAAACTTTCGTGAAATCTTTTGGCCTTCCCCACCTCTTCCTTACTAAGAAATTCAATACACTCCTTAGAGTTTGTTTTTTTCATATTATTGGTTGTCCATTTGATATTTTTTTCCATGTCACTCTCCTCTTCTAATAAAAATTTTACCATGGCATTATCGGCCGCTGAGTCATATGAAGATATGATTTCTTTTTATAATTTTGAGATACTGTAAATAAATTTAAATAAAAAAAGTCGCTTATATTTCATCAGAAAATAGACCTCCATTCGATGAAGGGATTTGCCAATAAAAGTAGAGCGACTTGGACATTTTAAGATAAAAAGGAGGGATGCTCCTTTTCAATAAAAATACCGTCATTTACTTTAAACTATAGTTGTATTCTTTTGGATATACAAAAATAAAAATACTTAAATAAGTGATAATAATTTATTATTACAATAATTTTAACTTCTTATTTAGATTTTTACAAATATATTATTTGAATAACAAGCATCATAGTTTTTATTGGCATGTGATAAATTTAAACATATTTTTTTCTTTATAGTTATTTTTGTTTTTTGTATCAAATAAAAATATTTTAATAAAAAATTATTAACGGGTGGTAAAATTTTTTTATTGTTCATTAGCGTTTTAGATCTTCTTTAAACTGTTCTCTTGAAAACAAAGAACTTAAGTTGATACTTGAAATAATTTCTTATAAATTACTGAATTTACAAGAATATTAGAGTCAAAGGATTTTGTCACGAATGAAAATCAATATAAGGCAAAAAAATTAACACGAATAAGGACAAAAAATTTTGGCCACAGAGCATCATAAAAGTATATGTTGCACAGAGAAAAAGAGAGAGTTTCATATAGTGAAAATAAAAATATTTTAATTTTTAAACTACTTTCCCCTTTAAAAAATGCCGTTAAGAAATCATCTTGTGAAATCCACTTTCATTGAAATAAGGAGGTTTACCGACTATATTTCAATAGAAAGTTAGTTCAGAAGTGATTTTAGGTATTTTTTAGGGGTGCCTTTTCTTTGGTTACTTTCTTTGGGCAAGCAAAGAAAGTAACAGAAGCTTTTGGATAAATTCAATACTTTAATTTTAAATAAAAATTTTTAATTATTTTATCAGTAGTTTAAGCATTTAATAAAGGCTTAACAGAGACTTTTTAAAAAACTTTCCAACAATCTCAGTGCCACTTCTTTTCTATACTCTTTATCTGATCTTTGGTCGGTGATAGGTACTATTAAACTGGCATATTTATTGATAATTGTGGATATTTTTTCTTCATCTAGTTTTTTATATGAAATAATTTTTTGTTCTATATGCTTATTTTTTACTATCGTTGGTGCCACAGCTCCAAAACTTAGTCTTATATCTTTAATCTCATTGTTATTTTCATCAACATCTGCCATTCCCATAAAAGAAAGCTTTGCAAGAGCAATAGAGTTTCTAGTCCCGACTTTTTTAAATAAAATTTTATTAAAGTTATTCAAAGGAAGGATTATTTTAGTTAAAATTTCATCACCTTCGATTATATTTCTTCCTGGTGAAGTTATAAAATCAGCAATATCAACTACTCTACTAGAACCTTTTTTTTCTAAAACCAAGCTACTTTCACAGGCATATAATAGTGGAAGTGAATCAGCAACTGGTGAAGAGTTACAGATGTTTCCTCCCAGAGTTGCGGTATTTCTAATGGCTGGAGAGGCCATAGTTTCTACAACATCTTTGACATATCTAGGCACAATATCACTTTCCATTATTTCATCAATTGTTGCACAGGCACCGATATATAGGGTATTATCTTCAATGAAAATTTCTTTTAGTTCAGGAATATCTGCAATAAAAACAGTAGGCTTAGTGATGTTCAAATCTCCTGTCCAAGATTTATTTTTTATCATAAGATCGCTGCCACCTGCAAACAAGAGAGAATCTCTTTTAGAAACAATTTCAAGGGCTTCGTCTAAAAATTTTGGGATATAAGTTTCTACCATATCTCTTTCCCCCTTTCTGCAGCCAATTCTATAGCTTCAATAATCATATTATAGCCAGTACATCTACAGAGATTTCCAGATATTCCTTCCTTGATTTGCTCTAACGTAGGAGTCTTATATCTTCTAAAAAGAGCTTCGGCAGCCATCATCATTCCAGGAATACAGAAACCACATTGTACTGCTCCGGCATCTTCAAAGGATTTTTTCAAGATACTGTATCTTTCGGTTTTTTCAAGCCCTTCGATAGTAACAATCTCTTTTCCCTCGATGTTTGCTACGGGAATCATGCATGAGTTAACAATTTTGTCATCTAGGATGATAGCACATGCACCACATTCTCCGTCGCCACAGCCCTCTTTTGTGGCAAATAGTCCGAACTCTTTTCTCAGTAAATCAAGAGTTCTCATTAGAGGATTAATCTCTATTTCTATCTCTTTATAGTTTAAAGTAAAGTTTATTTTCATTGTCATACACCTCGATTATTTAACTAGTTTAATTAATTCTTCAGGTTTAACGGGAATTTTATTTATCTCCATGTCCAAGGCATTTGATACAGCCAGTGAATATGCAGGAGCAGTTCCTATAAGAGTGAGTTCTCCAAGCCCTTTTGCCCCATAAGGTCCGTGGATATATGGAACATTCATAAGTTCAGATGTAATTTTAGGTACATCTTTTGAAGTAGGAATTATATAATCTGTTATGCTCTTTTGCTGAATTTTACCCTTTTTAACTTCCATAACTTCCAATCCACCATAGCCGAGCCCTTGTATAATTCCACCCTCTATTTGCCCTCGCACAACCATTTCATCGATAGCTTTTCCAATATCGTATATTGCCCAGATGTGGTCTACATCTGTTTGAAATGTAATGGGGTCAACACTTACCTCCACTACATTAACTCCCCATGAATATGAGTTATAAACATCACCGATAAAATTTTTACCGTCCCAGCTAAATCCTTCAGGTTGCTTGTAGTTTGTAATAACTATTTGTTCTTCGTTATTTATCCAGTTAGATTTTAATTCTTCACAGGCCTCTTGGACCAGTTTACCTACTACCATTATTGTTCTAGATGCTACTGTAGGACCTGAATCCATAGTATAATCTGTGTCAGGGTTATTGTAAGCGATAGATTCAATAGGAAGCTCGAGAGCTTTAGCTGCAATTTTTCTCATGGTAGTGTGGACACCCTGTCCCATCTCCACATTTGATAAAAGCAAATTTACTTTTCCATCACTAGATTTATGAAGTTTTACTTTTGCTTTGATGTGGTCTTGCTCACCGCTTCCTGTAAAACCTCCCCCATGGAAAAATATTGACATACCTATACCCTTTAGCTTTTCAGGATTAGTCTTGTTATGTTTGGCAAACTCAGCTTTCTTTTTTCTAAATTTACTCAATTCATCAATTCTTTCTACTATTTCAGGCAAAATAATAGGGTCTCTCATAATACCATTTGTTGATGACCTATCATTTTGTTTCATTAAATTATTTAGTTTGAAATCTAAAGCATCAATTCCAAGCTCTTTTGCACATTTTTCCATGTGAGTTTCCAGTGCAAATAATGATTGCGGTGCTCCAAATCCTCTAAATGCTCCGCTAGGAACTGTGTTTGTGGCTACTGCCCGTCCTCTTACAAAGACATGCTCGACATTATAGGCACCAATTGCTGCAAATATTGATCTTTGGAGAACAATTGTAGATAGTGTAAGATATGCCCCTCCGTCAAGTTTTATATCAGCTTCCATACCGATAACTTTGTGATTTTCATCAATATATGAAGTTAAATGAATAAGTGAAGGATGCCTCTTAGGAGTAACCTCCACATCTTCTTCTCTGTCAAAAATAAGCTGTACAGGCTGCTTAGCCTTATATGCAGCTACAGCTACATGCCCTGCAATTAATGAAGGGTAATCCTCTTTCCCACCAAAAGCCCCTCCTGTAGTGGATTGGACAATTCGGACATTTTCAGGCTCAAAGCCCATACATTGCTCAACTGCACCTTTTACATAATACGGACACTGCATAGAGCCGTGTACTTCGACTTTACCGTCATTATAAATACCTACAACTCCCTGTGGCTCTAGATACATCTGTTCTTGATAACCAGTTCTATATTCACCGCTTATAATGTACTTAGCTTTAGATTTTATCTCTTCCAAGCTATTTTTAGAGTAATGATAATCGGCAAAGCAGTTGTCCTCTCCAAATAATGGTTTTGAAGTTTTCAAACCATCTTCGATGGTGTAAACTGCTTCTAAATCTTCGTATTCAATCTCTATTTGTGATATCAAATTTAGGATTTTTTCTTTAGACTCGCCTATAATCAAGGCAATAGGTTCACCGATATAATTTACAACGCCATCAGCAAAAAATGGCTGGTCGTTTTCTACTACTTTCACTTTATTTAATCCAGGAACATCATTTTTATCAACTGTGAAATAACCTTCAGGAAGTTTGGGATACTTTATTGATCTTATTTTCGCTCTTACCCTATCTGAACGGACTGTTTTTGCAAAGAGCATATTTTCAAATTCTATATCCCCTATATATTTTGATTTCCCCAGCAGTTTATCCTCTGCATCAATTCTGATAATTTTTTTGCTTATATCCATATTTATCCCCCCGCTTTCCAATGCACAATTTTATTTTATGGATAGGAATAATAATTACATATTTAATAATTCTTTGTAATCTTCCATTGTATCTAAATCTTTTAGTATTGCTTTATCTTCAACTTTTACATGTGTTTGTTTTCTCTTATATAGAAATTCTCTTAAATTGCCATAATCAGTAAGGTTGTTTTTAGTTAATAATTTTTTCTTTAAAATAATTGGATGTCCATTTCTAAAATAATCTTTTTCTTTATAAATTGGGATTATTATGTTTTCAGAAGCTTCGTGTTGTGAAATATCAATGAGTCTTTTATAAACTTCCTGCCTTACTGCAGGATAGTCACCAGGTGTAAATATTATGTTCTCCCAGTTTGTTTCCTCAAGGGCACGATTAAACCCTTTTAAAACCGAGGAATACATTCCGTCTTTATAATTTTCATTAAAAATAAGTTCAACAAAATCATATTTGTCTGATAGGAAGTTTAACCTTTCTATTTTATAACCTCCAACCACTATAATTTTAGAGCAATATTTTGACATTTTAATTATGGTATTTTCGATTACAGTATTTTCTCCGAATTTCAAAGTCATTTTGAATGTTTCGGCTCTGCTAGAAAATCCAGCAGCTAAAATAACACCAATAAATTTTTTATTATCCATATAAATCACTTCGCTTCTAAATTAAATGATTTTGAGTTTTAAGAGAAAATTTTGATTTTTTAGGCTTAATAAATGTTTAAATATAGGGGACGTATTGATATACGTCCCCAAAATTGAATTTATTATAATCTTGATTCTCTATTGTATGGGATTCCCAAGTCGGCAGGCTTTACATGTTTTGACTTTGATGAAAATGCCAAGACAACAATTACCAAAACATAAGGAATCATTACAGCCAGCTCATAAGGAAAATCTATACCATAAACCTGTAGAGAACGCTGTAATGCATGAGCTAAACTAAATAATAAGGCACCAAACATAACTCCTTTTGGTTTCCATTTACCGAAATAAACTAATGCAACAGCAATAAATCCTCGACCTGCTGTAATATTGTCTGTGAATATCTGTGTTTGACAAAGGGTAATATATGCTCCTCCAAGTCCGGCCATGATTCCACCGAGAATAACACACTGATATCTAATTGCGTTAACATTTATACCGACAGTATCAGCAGCCCGTGGTTTGGTACCTACAGCCCTTACTTTTAGTCCCCAGGCCGTTTTATTTAGAGCGTACCAGCTAATAGGAACTAATGCAAATCCTATATAAACCATAATATTGTGTTTGAAAAACAGATCTCCAAGAATAGGGAGCTTACTTAAAAAAGGGACATTAAGTGCCTGAACTCCATCTATTGTAGTTATTGCTCCCAAATAAATTCTAAAAAACGTACTTGCTAGTCCCCATCCAAATAGGTGCAGACCGATACCTGCGATTCCTTGGACAACTCGGAGTGTTACCGCAAGGTAAGCGTAGATAGCTCCCATGAGTCCTCCTGCAATCATGGCCATGATAAACCCTAAAAATGAACTTCCTGTTTTTAGCTCAGTAAAGAATGCAAAGAATGCACCTACCATCATTATTCCCTCTACTCCAAGGTTGAAAACTCCTGATTTTTGTCCAAACATCTCTCCTAGTCCGGCAATCATATAAGGTATACACAGCATTATACCTGCCGAAATAATTCCAACGATAAATTCAACGACCATCTATACCTCCTCCGTTTCCAATGTATCTGTCTTGGTATTGTTTTCTATTTTATCTTTCTTTTGAAAGAAAATTTTTTTTAGAATTTTTTCTTTGATTTTCTTATCTGTCAAAAAAATTCTTGTTGATACGATAGCCAATATTATAAGTCCTTGAATTGCAAGAACTATTGCCGATGGCACCTCAACAGCTCTCTGCATCATATCGGCCCCGAGAATCAACAGACCGAATAGTGCAGATGCTGGAATTATTCCAAGTGGATGTAGTCCTCCGAATAAAGCGACGACAATTCCACTGAATCCGTAACCTGCTGATAAACCTTCTAATCCTCTATGATGTACTCCCAAGGCTTCAACTGCTCCTGCCATTCCACAGAAACCACCTGAAATCATAATTGCCATTACAAGATAAAGTTTTACATTCATCCCTGCATAATTAGCGGCTTTTGCCTCAGCTCCTACAGCTCTTAATTTATAGCCAAGGGTTGTTTTCCATAGCATTATATAAATTAAAACTGATAAGACTATTGCAATTATAATTCCTGTATGCAACCTTGTGCCTTTAATAAGTTTTCCAAGCCATGCAGTTTTAGTCAAAAGTTCAGTTTGAGCTATACCTGTACCACTTGCTATCTCTTTAGGGTCAATTAACGGACCTCTAATTAAGAAGACATAAATCTGAGCAGCAATATAGTTGAGCATAACGGTACTCAGTATTTCATTTACCTGCAAATAAGCCTTCATATATCCGGCAATCCCTGCCCAAAGAGCTCCTCCGATAAAGCTGGCAATAAATGCAGAGGGGATAAGTACTGATCTAGGTAAGTCTTTGAAAATTAGAGTGAAAGCTATTCCTGCAGCAGCTCCCATCATTATCTGACCTTCTCCACCTATGTTCAGGATACCACTTCGGAATGCCACTGATATTCCAACTCCTACAAACATCAGTGGTGCAGCACGGACAAGCATCTCAGTTATACCGAATTTATTTCCAAGAGGTTTTGTGAACATTACTGCATATGCCTCAAATGGATTTGCACCAGCCATTAAAAATAGAATTCCTCCCAGAAAAAGTGCAATAAATATAGCAGTCACAACTATTCCTAATTTGTAGCATGTATCGATATAGTGTTTATTTTTAATATTTTTATTTTCCATTTTATATTGCCGCCTTTCTAAAAATATAAAACCATTCATTTGGTTTTAAAATATGTAAAAATTAAATTAAAAATTTATCTTTTTACGAAGATACCCCTGCCATTAGTAGTCCAAGTTTTGATTTTGTAACATCTTTTTTGGATAAAACATCTAAGATTTTACCCTCATAAATAACTGCTATTTTGTCGCAGATATTTATAAGCTCATCTAACTCTTCTGAGATAACCATAATTGCCATATTTCTGTCTCTGGCTTCAAGAAGCTGATTGTGTACATATTCCGCAGCCCCTATATCAAGTCCTCTTATTGGATAAGCTGCAACTAACATTTTAGGATCTCTTGTTATCTCTCTGGCAAATATTACTTTCTGTATATTCCCTCCTGATAAGGTACCGCATGCAGTATCAATGTCAGGACATTTTATGTTAAATTTTTCTACAAGTCTTTTAGCATTTCCAATAATTCGCTTACGGTTTAAAAAACTAAATTTCGAAAAACTGTCTTTGAAATAATCTTTCATGATTAAATTTTCTTTGATACTAAAACTAGGAATTATTCCCTCGTGATTTCTATCTTCAGGAATATACCCCATATGTTTTTTTATAATTTTCTGTGCTGATAAGTTGGTGATATCCTCATCTTTAAATATTATGTTTCCATTTTTTACTTTTCTAATTCCGTTGATTACTTCAGCAAGCTCTTTTTGACCATTTCCAGAAACACCTGCTATTCCAACTATTTCACCTTCTCTGATAGTTAGAGAAACTCCATTTAGTGCAAAGGTACCTCTGTCTCCTTTTGCCCAAACGTCTTTTAATTCAAGAACAGCCTTTCCAAAGTTTTCTTTTTCTTCACTTACATGAATATGAATATCATGACCTGCCATTTTAGCAGCTAGTTCTTCTTGAGAATGATCATCTGTTGCACCGTTATAAACCAGCTTACCATTTCTAAGAACAGCTACTTTGTGAGTTACACTTTTAACTTCATTTAGTTTATGACTTATAAATATAATTGAACATCCTTCTTCGGCCATTTTTCTCAACAAAATAAGAAGTTCATCTGTTTCCTGTGGTGTTAGTGCAGCAGTCGGTTCATCTAATATCAGTAGACTGGCACCAAGGCAAAGAGTTTTTACAAGTTCGACTCTTTGCTGTTCGCCGACACTTAGTTGCCAAACATAGGCATCAGGATTAACAGAAAGATCATATTTATTTGTTATCTCTTTTATTTTTTCTCGGATTTCTTCCAAGTCTAGCTTGATTGTATTTGTATTTCTGATTCCAAGTGCGATGTTTTCCAAAACGGTAAGGTTCGGAACAAGCATGAAATGCTGATGCACCATACCAATTCCCAGTTTAAATGCAGCTTTTGGAGAATTAATTTTAACTTCTTTATCATTGATTCGAACGACACCTTCATCTTGGTGATAAAGTCCATAGAGGATATTCATAAGAGTAGTTTTTCCTGCACCATTCTCTCCTAATAAAGCTAGAATTTCACCTTGTTTTAATTCGATGCTGACATTATCGCAGGCTAAAACTCCCGGAAATCTTTTGGTTATATTTTTCATTTCTAATTGCTTGATACTTTCTCTCATGTGTTTCCTCCTGTTAATTTAAAATTAATCCCAAAATCCTATATGTGGTTTAACAATTGCCTGTTCTAGTTCAGGTGAGGCTATAGGACCTGTTACTTTGATATTTTTTTGTCCCTTTGCAATAATTTCTCTACAAGGAACATCAAAAGTCGGATTTTTTTCATTACTTCCTGTCAGTTCTAAAAGTTTTTTTTCACTAATCCCATAGACAACATTTCCTATGTTAGCCCAATAAATGGCACCGGTACACATACAGCAAGGCTCTGCCGTTGTATATAAGGTAGTTTCCCATAGAAACTCCTTAGAATATTTTTTTCCTGCCAATTTAGCAACTGTAGTTTCAGCATGTCCAGTAATATCTTTTTCAGTTACTTCGATATTTCCCGATTCTATTAAAATATTTCCCTCTTTATCAACAAGAAGTGCCCCAAAGGGGTTATTTCCACTAGCAACTGACTCTTCTGAAATTTCTATACATCTTCTTAAATATTTTTCATGATCCATTTTAGTCTCCCTGATATTATTTTATAGGGGTAGAAAGAGTCTACCCCTATAACTATAAGTTTTATTTTCTTACTTTACTATTGCTTCTACTTTTCTTGAACCAGTTTTAATTTCATCCATTGCAACATTAATCTTTTCAAGTTCCTCACCTGTGAAAATGTCTTTTAATTCATCG
Encoded proteins:
- a CDS encoding xanthine dehydrogenase family protein molybdopterin-binding subunit, translating into MDISKKIIRIDAEDKLLGKSKYIGDIEFENMLFAKTVRSDRVRAKIRSIKYPKLPEGYFTVDKNDVPGLNKVKVVENDQPFFADGVVNYIGEPIALIIGESKEKILNLISQIEIEYEDLEAVYTIEDGLKTSKPLFGEDNCFADYHYSKNSLEEIKSKAKYIISGEYRTGYQEQMYLEPQGVVGIYNDGKVEVHGSMQCPYYVKGAVEQCMGFEPENVRIVQSTTGGAFGGKEDYPSLIAGHVAVAAYKAKQPVQLIFDREEDVEVTPKRHPSLIHLTSYIDENHKVIGMEADIKLDGGAYLTLSTIVLQRSIFAAIGAYNVEHVFVRGRAVATNTVPSGAFRGFGAPQSLFALETHMEKCAKELGIDALDFKLNNLMKQNDRSSTNGIMRDPIILPEIVERIDELSKFRKKKAEFAKHNKTNPEKLKGIGMSIFFHGGGFTGSGEQDHIKAKVKLHKSSDGKVNLLLSNVEMGQGVHTTMRKIAAKALELPIESIAYNNPDTDYTMDSGPTVASRTIMVVGKLVQEACEELKSNWINNEEQIVITNYKQPEGFSWDGKNFIGDVYNSYSWGVNVVEVSVDPITFQTDVDHIWAIYDIGKAIDEMVVRGQIEGGIIQGLGYGGLEVMEVKKGKIQQKSITDYIIPTSKDVPKITSELMNVPYIHGPYGAKGLGELTLIGTAPAYSLAVSNALDMEINKIPVKPEELIKLVK
- a CDS encoding NTP transferase domain-containing protein, with product MDNKKFIGVILAAGFSSRAETFKMTLKFGENTVIENTIIKMSKYCSKIIVVGGYKIERLNFLSDKYDFVELIFNENYKDGMYSSVLKGFNRALEETNWENIIFTPGDYPAVRQEVYKRLIDISQHEASENIIIPIYKEKDYFRNGHPIILKKKLLTKNNLTDYGNLREFLYKRKQTHVKVEDKAILKDLDTMEDYKELLNM
- a CDS encoding ABC transporter permease, with the translated sequence MVVEFIVGIISAGIMLCIPYMIAGLGEMFGQKSGVFNLGVEGIMMVGAFFAFFTELKTGSSFLGFIMAMIAGGLMGAIYAYLAVTLRVVQGIAGIGLHLFGWGLASTFFRIYLGAITTIDGVQALNVPFLSKLPILGDLFFKHNIMVYIGFALVPISWYALNKTAWGLKVRAVGTKPRAADTVGINVNAIRYQCVILGGIMAGLGGAYITLCQTQIFTDNITAGRGFIAVALVYFGKWKPKGVMFGALLFSLAHALQRSLQVYGIDFPYELAVMIPYVLVIVVLAFSSKSKHVKPADLGIPYNRESRL
- a CDS encoding ABC transporter permease, which gives rise to MENKNIKNKHYIDTCYKLGIVVTAIFIALFLGGILFLMAGANPFEAYAVMFTKPLGNKFGITEMLVRAAPLMFVGVGISVAFRSGILNIGGEGQIMMGAAAGIAFTLIFKDLPRSVLIPSAFIASFIGGALWAGIAGYMKAYLQVNEILSTVMLNYIAAQIYVFLIRGPLIDPKEIASGTGIAQTELLTKTAWLGKLIKGTRLHTGIIIAIVLSVLIYIMLWKTTLGYKLRAVGAEAKAANYAGMNVKLYLVMAIMISGGFCGMAGAVEALGVHHRGLEGLSAGYGFSGIVVALFGGLHPLGIIPASALFGLLILGADMMQRAVEVPSAIVLAIQGLIILAIVSTRIFLTDKKIKEKILKKIFFQKKDKIENNTKTDTLETEEV
- a CDS encoding ABC transporter ATP-binding protein produces the protein MRESIKQLEMKNITKRFPGVLACDNVSIELKQGEILALLGENGAGKTTLMNILYGLYHQDEGVVRINDKEVKINSPKAAFKLGIGMVHQHFMLVPNLTVLENIALGIRNTNTIKLDLEEIREKIKEITNKYDLSVNPDAYVWQLSVGEQQRVELVKTLCLGASLLILDEPTAALTPQETDELLILLRKMAEEGCSIIFISHKLNEVKSVTHKVAVLRNGKLVYNGATDDHSQEELAAKMAGHDIHIHVSEEKENFGKAVLELKDVWAKGDRGTFALNGVSLTIREGEIVGIAGVSGNGQKELAEVINGIRKVKNGNIIFKDEDITNLSAQKIIKKHMGYIPEDRNHEGIIPSFSIKENLIMKDYFKDSFSKFSFLNRKRIIGNAKRLVEKFNIKCPDIDTACGTLSGGNIQKVIFAREITRDPKMLVAAYPIRGLDIGAAEYVHNQLLEARDRNMAIMVISEELDELINICDKIAVIYEGKILDVLSKKDVTKSKLGLLMAGVSS